In a single window of the Streptomyces sp. NBC_00094 genome:
- a CDS encoding YihY/virulence factor BrkB family protein produces MDWLTKLPVIGPMATRLMRTHAWHSYETLDEVHWSRLAAAITFLSFLALFPLITVAAAIGAALLSQEQLDRIEEKVSDQVPGISDQLDIDGLVANAGTVGLIAGVLLLVTGIGWIGSMRDCLRAVWGLDGKDEGNPVVRKGKDALVLVGLGGVALCSLAASWLGSTTVGWTADRLGISGDGAGGYLLQGAAVLVGVVADFLILLYILTLLPGVQPPRRRLVVAALIGAVGFELLKLLLGGYMRGVASKSMYGAFGTPIALMLWINFTAKLLLFCAAWTATGSRRDPAAPGNDDDAIPERTAANGG; encoded by the coding sequence ATGGACTGGCTGACCAAGCTCCCCGTCATCGGCCCCATGGCCACCCGCCTCATGCGGACCCACGCCTGGCACTCGTACGAGACCCTCGACGAGGTCCACTGGAGCCGGCTCGCCGCCGCGATCACCTTCCTCTCCTTCCTCGCCCTCTTCCCGCTGATCACCGTCGCGGCCGCGATCGGCGCAGCGCTCCTCTCCCAGGAGCAGCTCGACCGGATCGAGGAGAAGGTCTCCGACCAGGTGCCCGGCATCTCCGACCAGCTCGACATCGACGGGCTCGTCGCCAACGCCGGCACCGTCGGACTCATCGCCGGCGTCCTCCTGCTCGTCACCGGCATCGGCTGGATCGGCTCCATGCGGGACTGTCTGCGTGCCGTGTGGGGCCTCGACGGCAAGGACGAGGGCAATCCGGTGGTCCGCAAGGGCAAGGACGCGCTCGTACTCGTCGGACTCGGCGGCGTCGCGCTCTGCTCGCTCGCCGCGTCCTGGCTCGGCTCCACCACCGTCGGCTGGACCGCCGACCGGCTGGGCATCTCCGGCGACGGAGCGGGCGGCTACCTGCTCCAGGGGGCCGCCGTCCTCGTCGGCGTCGTCGCCGACTTCCTGATCCTGCTGTACATCCTGACGCTGCTGCCCGGCGTGCAGCCGCCCCGCCGTCGGCTCGTGGTGGCCGCGCTCATCGGCGCGGTCGGCTTCGAGCTGCTCAAGCTGCTGCTCGGCGGCTACATGCGGGGCGTCGCGTCGAAGTCGATGTACGGGGCGTTCGGCACCCCGATCGCCCTGATGCTGTGGATCAACTTCACCGCGAAACTGCTGCTGTTCTGCGCGGCCTGGACGGCTACGGGTTCACGTCGGGATCCAGCGGCTCCCGGGAACGACGACGACGCGATCCCGGAGCGGACAGCGGCCAACGGCGGTTGA
- a CDS encoding D-alanyl-D-alanine carboxypeptidase family protein yields MSVSKRTAWAVAAAVLLPLVTVAPAAHADGKDGKKDEKDKQPKPPAIMSTVGGTLLGRPGTQVQLGLGAPVLPKELSARSWIVADAESGKVLAAHNAHWRLAPASTLKMLFADTLLPKFPRTTNHLVTPQDLAGIGSGSSLVGIKEKQTYSVHDLWLGVFLRSGNDAVHVLSSMNNGVRQTVKDMNDRAAELQALDTHVVSPDGYDAPGQVSSAYDLTLIARSGMQNKDFREYAATPRAAFPGEQKPGKKRETFEIQNTNRLLTGDLGVAPYQGIAGVKNGNTTHAGSTFTGVAERGGKVLLVTVMNPSSKEQHAVYQETARLLDWGFAAAGKVTPVGDLVPPTSARTETGTAEDGSEPAPGKNAPDDSAAPVAAEEKSGGVGIALSIAGGVLVLLAGAVFLVNRRWPLSAPGSRRRRSREPLDPDVNP; encoded by the coding sequence GTGTCTGTTTCGAAGAGGACCGCTTGGGCGGTCGCCGCTGCTGTACTCCTGCCGCTCGTCACCGTCGCGCCCGCAGCTCACGCTGACGGGAAGGACGGGAAGAAGGACGAGAAGGACAAGCAGCCGAAACCGCCCGCGATCATGTCCACGGTCGGCGGCACGCTGCTGGGCAGGCCCGGTACGCAGGTGCAGCTGGGCCTCGGCGCACCCGTCCTGCCGAAGGAGCTGTCCGCCCGTTCGTGGATCGTCGCGGACGCGGAGAGCGGCAAGGTCCTCGCGGCGCACAACGCGCACTGGCGGCTCGCCCCGGCGTCCACGCTCAAGATGCTCTTCGCGGACACCCTGCTGCCGAAGTTCCCCAGGACGACGAACCACCTCGTCACTCCGCAGGACCTGGCCGGGATCGGCTCGGGCTCCAGCCTGGTCGGCATCAAGGAGAAGCAGACCTACAGCGTCCACGACCTGTGGCTCGGCGTCTTCCTCCGCTCCGGCAACGACGCCGTGCACGTCCTGTCGAGCATGAACAACGGCGTCCGCCAGACCGTGAAGGACATGAACGACCGCGCGGCCGAGCTCCAGGCGCTCGACACCCACGTGGTGTCCCCGGACGGCTACGACGCCCCGGGCCAGGTCTCCTCCGCGTACGACCTCACGCTCATCGCCCGCAGCGGGATGCAGAACAAGGACTTCCGGGAGTACGCGGCGACGCCCCGCGCCGCCTTCCCCGGCGAGCAGAAGCCGGGCAAGAAGCGCGAGACCTTCGAGATCCAGAACACCAACCGGCTGCTGACCGGTGACCTCGGCGTCGCCCCGTACCAGGGGATCGCGGGGGTGAAGAACGGCAACACCACCCATGCCGGATCCACCTTCACGGGTGTCGCGGAGCGGGGCGGGAAGGTGCTGCTCGTCACCGTCATGAACCCGTCGTCGAAGGAGCAGCACGCGGTCTACCAGGAGACCGCCCGGCTGCTCGACTGGGGCTTCGCGGCGGCCGGGAAGGTGACCCCGGTGGGCGATCTGGTGCCGCCCACGTCGGCCCGTACGGAGACGGGGACGGCCGAGGACGGTTCGGAGCCGGCGCCCGGCAAGAACGCCCCGGACGATTCGGCGGCCCCCGTCGCGGCCGAGGAGAAGTCCGGCGGGGTCGGCATCGCGCTGAGCATCGCCGGCGGGGTGCTCGTCCTGCTCGCCGGCGCCGTCTTCCTCGTCAACCGCCGTTGGCCGCTGTCCGCTCCGGGATCGCGTCGTCGTCGTTCCCGGGAGCCGCTGGATCCCGACGTGAACCCGTAG
- a CDS encoding NUDIX domain-containing protein, protein MARTEYYDDPDAPQPNSLVVAASAVVTNELGRVLLQRRRDNDLWALPGGAMDMDDSLPGTAVREVKEETGLDVEITGLVGTYTDPRHVIAYSDGEVRRQFNVCFTARVVGGVLAISEESTELRFVAPEELDSLPMHHTQRLRIRHFLEHRTAPHLG, encoded by the coding sequence GTGGCACGAACCGAGTACTACGACGATCCGGACGCCCCCCAGCCGAACAGCCTGGTCGTGGCAGCCTCTGCCGTCGTCACAAACGAGCTTGGCCGCGTACTCCTCCAACGACGCCGGGACAACGACTTGTGGGCGCTGCCAGGCGGGGCGATGGACATGGACGACTCCCTGCCCGGCACGGCCGTACGGGAGGTCAAGGAGGAAACCGGCCTGGACGTCGAGATCACGGGACTCGTCGGCACGTACACCGACCCCCGGCATGTCATCGCGTACAGCGACGGAGAGGTACGCCGACAGTTCAACGTCTGCTTCACCGCCCGCGTCGTCGGCGGCGTCCTGGCCATCTCGGAAGAGAGCACGGAACTCCGCTTCGTGGCGCCCGAAGAACTCGACTCGCTTCCCATGCACCACACGCAACGGCTGCGCATCCGACACTTCCTGGAACACCGCACCGCACCGCACCTGGGCTAG
- a CDS encoding helix-turn-helix transcriptional regulator, with amino-acid sequence MPNERLRAVMEAGGWTHAALAEATGVDPKSVERWVDLGRTPRRATALEAAEALGEDVHALWPELRQARAARAVSPELVALYGQRADLPVSVFVDLLSQARKRIDVLVYAAVFLHQAYPRLNDLLRERAGDGCTVRIAVGDADDPNVRQRGREEKFGHGIESRCRLALLHYRPLADVPGIELRTHGTTLYNSLYRADDQMLVNAHVWGVNAYGAPVWHLRRHGDGGMFDTCAGSFDAVWESARPVES; translated from the coding sequence GTGCCGAACGAGCGACTTCGAGCCGTCATGGAGGCAGGCGGTTGGACACACGCCGCCCTGGCTGAAGCCACTGGTGTCGACCCCAAGTCCGTGGAACGGTGGGTCGATCTCGGGCGTACTCCACGACGGGCAACCGCGCTGGAGGCAGCGGAAGCACTCGGAGAAGACGTGCATGCCCTGTGGCCGGAACTCCGGCAGGCACGTGCCGCGCGCGCTGTCAGCCCCGAACTCGTCGCCCTCTACGGGCAGCGGGCGGATCTGCCCGTGTCGGTCTTCGTGGATCTCCTCTCCCAGGCGCGGAAGCGAATCGACGTGCTGGTGTACGCGGCCGTCTTCCTGCACCAGGCGTACCCCCGTCTCAACGACCTCTTGCGCGAACGGGCTGGTGATGGTTGTACGGTCCGCATCGCGGTGGGTGACGCCGACGATCCCAACGTCCGCCAGCGCGGACGGGAAGAGAAGTTCGGCCACGGAATCGAATCCCGCTGCCGTCTCGCTCTCCTGCATTACCGGCCCCTCGCGGACGTGCCGGGAATCGAGCTGCGCACGCACGGAACGACCCTCTACAACAGCCTGTACCGCGCCGACGATCAGATGCTGGTCAACGCGCATGTGTGGGGCGTCAACGCCTACGGTGCGCCGGTGTGGCACCTTCGGCGCCACGGCGACGGGGGCATGTTCGACACTTGCGCGGGGAGCTTCGACGCCGTATGGGAATCGGCCCGCCCCGTGGAAAGCTGA
- a CDS encoding SCO4848 family membrane protein, with protein MKLSRRVSWFLLAFGVWSWVIWATFAKNLWKDGSGLAFDDAGNPTAYFWVHLALAVTSFILGTAVGVIGFRGVRAGKK; from the coding sequence ATGAAGCTCAGCCGCCGCGTCTCCTGGTTCCTGCTCGCGTTCGGCGTGTGGTCTTGGGTGATCTGGGCGACCTTCGCGAAGAACCTCTGGAAGGACGGCAGCGGTCTCGCCTTCGACGACGCGGGAAACCCGACTGCGTACTTCTGGGTCCACCTCGCCCTCGCTGTCACGTCGTTCATCCTAGGGACGGCCGTCGGCGTGATCGGCTTCCGGGGCGTCCGAGCGGGCAAGAAGTAA
- a CDS encoding metallophosphoesterase, with the protein MLAFLLVLVVVLAVLVGVHWYVWRRLVRDVTVPGGLPRRLGTAVLVALPLFSLAALTSGRLRAPFGFQQAVAWPGFMWLATLLYLTLALVVGEAVRPALRAWLARRATAAAPAAEAPAPAPAPVPEPVSVPSSASASASASASETASASEPAPAADTVAAPAPADASATPADVSRRLFVSRVVGGSAAAVALGTVGYGTYGVLRGPRIKRVTVPLAKVPRAAHGYRIAVVSDIHLGPILGRAHSRRIVDTINSTQPDLIAIVGDLVDGTVEDLGSAAEPLARLRARHGSFFVTGNHEYFSGADAWVDHVRELGLRPLRNERVEIAAGFDLAGVDDVAGESEGEGPDFVRALGDRDRARASVLLAHQPIVVHDAVRHGVDLQLSGHTHGGQLWPGNYIAELANPTVAGLERYGDTQLYVSRGAGAWGPPVRVGAPSDITIVELASKQA; encoded by the coding sequence GTGCTCGCCTTCCTGCTGGTCCTGGTCGTGGTCCTCGCCGTGCTTGTCGGGGTCCACTGGTACGTGTGGCGGCGGCTCGTGCGCGACGTGACGGTGCCGGGTGGCCTGCCCCGTCGGCTGGGTACGGCCGTGCTCGTCGCCCTGCCGTTGTTCTCGCTCGCGGCCCTGACCTCCGGGCGCCTCCGCGCGCCCTTCGGGTTCCAGCAGGCGGTGGCCTGGCCGGGCTTCATGTGGCTCGCCACGCTCCTGTACCTGACCCTCGCCCTGGTCGTCGGGGAGGCCGTGCGCCCCGCCCTGCGCGCCTGGCTCGCCCGCCGCGCGACGGCCGCGGCTCCGGCGGCGGAGGCCCCGGCGCCCGCGCCGGCCCCTGTTCCCGAGCCCGTCTCCGTACCGTCGTCTGCGTCTGCGTCTGCGTCTGCGTCCGCGTCCGAGACCGCGTCCGCGTCCGAGCCCGCGCCCGCCGCGGACACGGTGGCGGCCCCGGCCCCCGCCGACGCCTCCGCGACCCCCGCCGACGTCTCCCGCCGCCTGTTCGTCTCGCGTGTGGTCGGCGGCTCCGCCGCGGCCGTCGCGCTCGGGACCGTCGGGTACGGCACGTACGGCGTGCTGCGCGGCCCCCGGATCAAGCGCGTCACCGTCCCGCTCGCCAAGGTGCCGCGCGCCGCGCACGGCTACCGGATCGCCGTCGTCTCCGACATCCACCTCGGGCCGATCCTCGGCAGGGCCCACAGCCGGCGGATCGTGGACACGATCAACTCCACCCAGCCCGACCTGATCGCGATCGTCGGCGACCTCGTCGACGGCACCGTCGAGGACCTCGGCTCCGCCGCCGAACCGCTCGCCCGGCTCCGCGCCCGCCACGGCTCCTTCTTCGTGACGGGCAACCACGAGTACTTCTCGGGCGCCGACGCCTGGGTCGACCACGTACGCGAACTCGGTCTGCGCCCGCTGCGCAACGAGCGCGTGGAGATCGCGGCCGGCTTCGACCTCGCCGGCGTCGACGACGTCGCGGGGGAGAGCGAGGGCGAGGGCCCCGACTTCGTCCGCGCCCTCGGCGACCGCGACCGGGCCCGCGCCTCCGTCCTCCTCGCGCACCAGCCGATCGTCGTCCACGACGCCGTACGCCACGGCGTGGACCTCCAGCTCTCCGGCCACACCCACGGCGGGCAGCTCTGGCCGGGCAACTACATCGCCGAGCTGGCCAACCCGACGGTCGCGGGTCTCGAACGGTACGGCGACACGCAGCTGTACGTCTCGCGGGGCGCGGGCGCCTGGGGGCCCCCGGTCCGGGTCGGTGCCCCCTCCGACATCACGATCGTCGAACTCGCCTCGAAACAGGCTTAA
- a CDS encoding ABC transporter substrate-binding protein, protein MRSTVRLRILITCGVLVAAGVGGWQLLPSDDVRTDPISVGTTDEVTSLDPAGAYDAGSWAMYSNVFQSLLTFKPGFTTPVPDAAESCKFVGTRLTTYQCTLRDDLTFANGRKVTAEDVKYSFERMLRIKTDVGPQPLFPTLKNVVAEGRTVTFNLSGRDATFPLKVATGAGSIVDKDQYPADGLRTGLAVDGSGPYVLKEYKPGESALLEPNPKYRGAITKAGAPVLVKYFGKSEDLATAWKSKQVEVTHRQLPPNFLSTLETEDGTRLTEAESAEIRNLNFNVRPGSPMADKSVRQAVAAVIDRPEITTGAYKGTVEPLYSLIPQGFVGHSTAFYDVNPAPSVKKARKLLKDAGVQTPVTFTFGFRQDATYAAEAAEIKQQLEETGLFKVKVVEADWQSFQKAYARGSYDAYTVGWLPDFPDSDSFTAPLVGTANTLHNGFSSKRIDSLIASTQQYSDRSRATGDFRAIQSEVADDIPLIPLWQKKDYVLSTEAVGGSQYLTDGTGIWRLWELGWI, encoded by the coding sequence ATGCGGTCGACGGTCCGTCTACGGATCCTCATCACTTGTGGAGTACTGGTGGCCGCCGGAGTCGGGGGCTGGCAACTCCTGCCCTCCGACGACGTCCGGACGGATCCGATCAGCGTCGGCACAACCGACGAAGTCACTTCACTCGACCCGGCCGGCGCGTACGACGCCGGTTCCTGGGCCATGTACAGCAACGTCTTCCAGTCGCTGCTGACGTTCAAGCCGGGATTCACGACTCCGGTGCCGGACGCGGCAGAGAGCTGCAAGTTCGTGGGGACCAGACTCACCACGTACCAGTGCACGCTCCGCGACGACCTCACCTTCGCCAACGGGCGCAAGGTGACGGCCGAGGACGTCAAGTACTCCTTCGAGCGGATGCTGCGCATCAAGACGGACGTCGGTCCGCAGCCGCTCTTCCCGACGCTGAAGAACGTGGTGGCTGAGGGCCGCACCGTCACCTTCAACCTGAGCGGCCGGGACGCCACCTTCCCGCTCAAGGTGGCCACGGGCGCCGGCTCGATCGTCGACAAGGACCAGTACCCGGCCGACGGCCTGCGCACCGGCCTGGCCGTCGACGGCTCGGGCCCGTACGTCCTCAAGGAGTACAAGCCCGGCGAGTCCGCGCTCCTGGAGCCCAACCCGAAGTACAGGGGCGCCATCACCAAGGCCGGTGCACCGGTCCTCGTGAAGTACTTCGGCAAGTCCGAGGACCTCGCGACCGCGTGGAAGTCGAAGCAGGTCGAGGTCACGCACCGGCAGCTGCCGCCGAACTTCCTCTCGACCCTGGAGACCGAGGACGGGACCCGGCTCACCGAGGCGGAGAGCGCGGAGATCCGCAACCTCAACTTCAACGTCCGGCCCGGCTCGCCGATGGCCGACAAGTCCGTACGCCAGGCCGTCGCCGCGGTCATCGACCGCCCCGAGATCACCACGGGCGCCTACAAGGGCACGGTCGAACCGCTGTACTCCCTCATCCCGCAGGGCTTCGTGGGGCACAGCACCGCCTTCTACGACGTCAACCCCGCCCCGAGCGTGAAGAAGGCGCGGAAGCTCCTGAAGGACGCCGGCGTGCAGACGCCGGTGACGTTCACCTTCGGCTTCCGCCAGGACGCGACGTACGCCGCCGAGGCCGCCGAGATCAAGCAGCAGCTGGAGGAGACCGGCCTCTTCAAGGTCAAGGTCGTCGAGGCCGACTGGCAGAGCTTCCAGAAGGCGTACGCGCGCGGCTCCTACGACGCGTACACCGTCGGCTGGCTCCCCGACTTCCCGGACTCCGACAGCTTCACCGCGCCCCTCGTCGGCACGGCCAACACGCTGCACAACGGCTTCTCCAGCAAGCGGATCGACTCGCTGATCGCCTCGACGCAGCAGTACAGCGACCGGTCCCGGGCGACCGGGGACTTCCGGGCGATCCAGTCCGAGGTCGCCGACGACATCCCGCTCATCCCGCTGTGGCAGAAGAAGGACTACGTCCTCTCCACGGAGGCCGTCGGCGGCTCCCAGTACCTCACGGACGGGACCGGCATCTGGCGCCTCTGGGAGCTCGGCTGGATCTAG
- a CDS encoding TetR/AcrR family transcriptional regulator, translating to MKDVKEEKKAPKSEQTRTLILETALRLFKERGYDKTTMRAIAQEAGVSVGNAYYYFSSKEHLVQGFYDRIAEEHQAAVEPILTGGEKDLTARIRGVYLGWLDIAEPYHEFASQFFKNAADPDSPLSPFSPESEGPREAAIEVHRRVISGASVKVDPELAEALPQLLWLQQMGLVLFWVYDRSENAANSRRLVERLAPVTARAISLSRFRILRPLVKETHELLSDFMPTAAGMAASGKPKRATPKPPTP from the coding sequence GTGAAGGACGTGAAGGAAGAGAAGAAGGCCCCGAAGAGCGAGCAGACCCGCACGCTCATCCTCGAGACCGCGCTCCGGCTGTTCAAGGAGCGCGGTTACGACAAGACGACGATGCGGGCCATCGCCCAGGAGGCCGGGGTCTCCGTCGGCAACGCGTACTACTACTTCTCGTCCAAGGAGCACCTGGTCCAGGGCTTCTACGACCGGATCGCCGAGGAGCACCAGGCGGCCGTCGAGCCCATCCTGACCGGCGGCGAGAAGGACCTGACGGCCCGGATCCGCGGGGTCTACCTCGGCTGGCTCGACATCGCGGAGCCGTACCACGAGTTCGCGTCCCAGTTCTTCAAGAACGCCGCCGACCCGGACAGCCCGCTCAGCCCGTTCTCACCGGAGTCCGAGGGCCCGCGCGAGGCGGCGATCGAGGTCCACCGGAGGGTCATCTCCGGCGCCTCGGTGAAGGTCGACCCGGAGCTCGCCGAGGCGCTCCCGCAGCTGCTGTGGCTCCAGCAGATGGGCCTGGTGCTGTTCTGGGTGTACGACCGCTCGGAGAACGCCGCGAACAGCAGGCGGCTCGTGGAGCGGCTCGCACCGGTCACGGCCCGCGCGATCTCGCTCTCCCGCTTCCGGATCCTCCGGCCGCTCGTCAAGGAGACGCACGAGCTGCTCTCCGACTTCATGCCGACGGCGGCCGGGATGGCGGCCTCGGGCAAGCCCAAGCGGGCCACCCCGAAGCCGCCGACTCCATGA
- a CDS encoding thiol-disulfide oxidoreductase DCC family protein: protein MATPAPIGPRPVTHPVTTPVRRLTVLYDADCPLCVHLRHWLLRQRQLVPLDLVPAGSREAVRRFPDLDHSATLREITVVGDRGQVYRETGAWIVCLWALADHRAKAHWLATPAGQPFARVTVLAAAKWREALKGPDHGDGGPGDGTCEDGRCEAPRPPD from the coding sequence ATGGCGACACCGGCGCCGATCGGGCCGAGGCCCGTGACGCACCCCGTGACGACACCCGTGAGACGTCTGACCGTGCTGTACGACGCCGACTGCCCGCTCTGCGTGCACCTCCGGCACTGGCTGCTGCGACAGCGGCAGCTCGTACCGCTGGATCTCGTCCCGGCCGGCTCACGGGAGGCCGTGCGCCGCTTCCCGGACCTCGACCACTCCGCCACCCTGCGGGAGATCACCGTGGTCGGGGACCGGGGCCAGGTCTACCGGGAGACCGGCGCCTGGATCGTCTGCCTCTGGGCGCTGGCCGACCACCGGGCCAAGGCCCACTGGCTCGCCACCCCCGCCGGGCAGCCCTTCGCCCGGGTGACCGTCCTCGCCGCCGCGAAGTGGCGCGAGGCCCTCAAGGGGCCGGACCACGGGGACGGAGGGCCCGGGGACGGGACCTGCGAGGACGGGCGCTGCGAGGCGCCCCGCCCACCCGACTAG
- a CDS encoding alpha/beta fold hydrolase, whose protein sequence is MTLSHDLAGQGPSTVVLLHSGVCDRRMWDGQFSALAEAGHRVVRCDLRGFGESLIDAPHTHADDVRDLLDHLGVDSAAVVGSSFGGRVALEFAVRNPDRVSALALLASAVPGMQPSDDLRAWGAREDVLLEAGDIDGAVELNVDTWLGPEADDAARARVREMQRRAFDIQLTVPDEFSPIHPEVTREDLARIEAPALVVVGGHDVPDFRAIGDDLTSLLPAARRVDLDWAGHLPALERPDETARLLVDFLAETSAPTP, encoded by the coding sequence GTGACGCTCTCTCATGACCTGGCCGGCCAAGGCCCCTCGACCGTCGTCCTTCTGCACTCCGGGGTCTGCGACCGCCGCATGTGGGACGGGCAGTTCTCCGCACTCGCCGAGGCGGGCCACCGTGTCGTCCGCTGCGACCTCCGCGGCTTCGGCGAGTCCCTCATAGACGCCCCGCACACCCACGCCGACGACGTCCGGGACCTCCTGGACCACCTCGGCGTCGACAGCGCCGCCGTCGTCGGCTCCTCCTTCGGCGGCCGTGTCGCCCTGGAGTTCGCCGTCCGCAACCCCGACCGCGTCTCCGCGCTCGCCCTGCTCGCCTCCGCTGTCCCCGGCATGCAGCCGAGCGACGACCTGCGGGCCTGGGGAGCCCGCGAGGACGTGCTCCTCGAGGCCGGCGACATCGACGGCGCCGTCGAGCTCAACGTCGACACCTGGCTCGGCCCCGAGGCCGACGACGCCGCCCGCGCCCGCGTACGGGAGATGCAGCGCCGCGCCTTCGACATCCAGCTGACCGTCCCCGACGAGTTCTCCCCGATCCACCCCGAGGTCACCCGGGAGGACCTCGCCCGGATCGAGGCGCCCGCCCTCGTCGTCGTCGGCGGCCACGACGTGCCCGACTTCCGGGCGATCGGCGACGACCTCACGAGCCTTCTGCCCGCAGCCCGCCGGGTCGACCTCGACTGGGCCGGGCACCTGCCGGCCCTGGAGCGCCCGGACGAGACCGCCCGACTGCTCGTCGACTTCCTCGCGGAGACCTCCGCCCCGACCCCCTAG
- a CDS encoding MarR family winged helix-turn-helix transcriptional regulator yields MPLPEEPRAPREPRDWTDEHVAHWQPVLPDLDPVVEGAVTRMKKLSVHLRRVREQSLVDFGLERHEFDTLHRLAGRGGTAAPSELAQDLDLGPASVSGRLDALEKRGLVRRTTATTDRHRVVVELTDSGHGAWLGAMEVLGREEVRLLGVLAPEERAQLNDLLRRVLIETERTE; encoded by the coding sequence ATGCCGCTCCCCGAGGAACCGCGTGCCCCCCGCGAACCCCGTGACTGGACCGACGAGCACGTCGCCCACTGGCAGCCCGTCCTGCCCGACCTCGACCCCGTGGTCGAGGGCGCCGTCACCCGGATGAAGAAGCTCTCCGTCCACCTCCGCCGGGTCAGGGAGCAGTCCCTCGTCGACTTCGGCCTGGAGCGCCACGAGTTCGACACCCTCCACAGGCTCGCCGGCCGCGGCGGCACCGCCGCCCCCTCCGAGCTCGCCCAGGACCTCGACCTCGGCCCCGCCTCCGTCTCCGGCCGCCTCGACGCGCTGGAGAAGCGCGGACTCGTCCGCCGTACCACCGCCACGACCGACCGCCACAGGGTCGTCGTCGAACTCACCGACTCCGGTCACGGGGCCTGGCTCGGCGCGATGGAGGTCCTCGGCCGTGAGGAGGTCCGCCTCCTCGGCGTCCTCGCTCCCGAGGAGCGGGCTCAGCTCAACGACCTGCTGCGCCGGGTCCTGATCGAGACCGAGCGGACGGAGTGA
- a CDS encoding succinate dehydrogenase iron-sulfur subunit encodes MATPVLDKVEAESAASPYITVTMRIRRFNPEISDASVWEDFQIEIDPKERVLDALHKIKWDVDGTLTFRRSCAHGICGSDAMRINGKNRLACKTLIKDLNPDKPITVEAIKGLTVLKDLVVDMEPFFQAYRDVMPFLVTKGNEPTRERLQTAEDRERFDDTTKCILCAACTSSCPVFWNDGQYFGPAAIVNAHRFIFDSRDEAGEQRLEILNDKDGVWRCRTTFNCTDACPRGIEVTKAIQEVKRALITRRF; translated from the coding sequence ATGGCTACCCCCGTACTGGACAAGGTCGAGGCGGAGTCCGCCGCCTCCCCGTACATCACGGTCACGATGCGGATCCGCCGCTTCAACCCCGAGATCTCGGACGCCTCGGTCTGGGAAGACTTCCAGATCGAGATCGACCCGAAGGAGCGCGTCCTCGACGCCCTCCACAAGATCAAGTGGGACGTCGACGGCACGCTGACCTTCCGCCGGTCGTGCGCGCACGGCATCTGCGGCTCGGACGCGATGCGGATCAACGGCAAGAACAGGCTCGCCTGCAAGACGCTGATCAAGGACCTCAACCCCGACAAGCCGATCACGGTCGAGGCCATCAAGGGCCTGACGGTGCTGAAGGACCTTGTCGTCGACATGGAGCCCTTCTTCCAGGCGTACCGGGACGTCATGCCGTTCCTGGTCACCAAGGGCAACGAGCCGACGCGCGAGCGCCTGCAGACCGCCGAGGACCGCGAGCGCTTCGACGACACCACCAAGTGCATCCTGTGCGCCGCGTGCACGTCGTCCTGCCCGGTCTTCTGGAACGACGGCCAGTACTTCGGTCCGGCCGCGATCGTCAACGCGCACCGCTTCATCTTCGACTCGCGTGACGAGGCGGGCGAGCAGCGCCTGGAGATCCTGAACGACAAGGACGGCGTGTGGCGTTGCCGCACGACGTTCAACTGCACCGACGCATGCCCGCGTGGCATCGAGGTCACGAAGGCGATCCAGGAAGTCAAGCGTGCGCTGATCACGCGTCGCTTCTGA